The following coding sequences lie in one Manis javanica isolate MJ-LG chromosome X, MJ_LKY, whole genome shotgun sequence genomic window:
- the ZCCHC13 gene encoding LOW QUALITY PROTEIN: zinc finger CCHC domain-containing protein 13 (The sequence of the model RefSeq protein was modified relative to this genomic sequence to represent the inferred CDS: substituted 1 base at 1 genomic stop codon), protein MSTKECFKCGQSGHWARGCPKGGAPQGRRDRSCGRGAQCSSSTLSDMCYCCGESGHHAENCDLLKDICYNCGRTGHIAKDCIEPKCAQEQCCYACGRPDCLARDCDRQEEQKCYSCGEYGHIQKDCTXVRCYRCGETGHVAINCGKTSQVNCYCCGQSRHLARECPIEATA, encoded by the coding sequence ATGAGCACTAAGGAGTGCTTCAAGTGTGGACAATCTGGCCACTGGGCCCGGGGATGCCCTAAGGGAGGAGCACCTCAAGGGCGCAGGGATAGAAGCTGTGGCAGAGGTGCTCAGTGCAGTTCCAGCACCCTATCTGATATGTGTTACTGCTGCGGTGAGTCTGGTCATCATGCTGAGAACTGTGACCTTCTCAAGGACATCTGCTACAACTGTGGGAGAACTGGCCACATCGCCAAAGACTGTATAGAGCCTAAATGTGCACAAGAGCAGTGCTGTTACGCTTGTGGCAGACCTGACTGTCTGGCTCGTGATTGTGACCGTCAAGAGGAGCAGAAGTGCTACTCTTGCGGTGAATATGGTCACATTCAGAAAGACTGCACCTAAGTCAGGTGTTACAGGTGTGGTGAGACCGGCCACGTGGCCATTAATTGTGGCAAGACAAGCCAGGTCAACTGCTACTGCTGTGGCCAATCCAGACATCTAGCACGGGAATGCCCTATTGAGGCTACTGCTTAA